In a genomic window of Gigantopelta aegis isolate Gae_Host chromosome 9, Gae_host_genome, whole genome shotgun sequence:
- the LOC121380792 gene encoding actin-like protein 6B isoform X2 — MDVDNATDAPQPDKRYFIDTVNLKVPRKGTEIVSFLKDGMIENWDIFEKVMDYAITKHIKTESHFHPVMMSEPSWNSKGKREKLTEIMFEKYNIPAFFLCKNSVLSAFANGRSTALILDSGATHTSAVPVYDGYVIQHGIVKSPLAGDFISMECKKLAEEMDIEVLPPYLIKEKEAVNESSPPKFKRKEVPEMTKSFHNYMVKDVLQDFAASVLQVSDTPYDQSTADSVPTVHYEFPNGSNLDFGSERFKACEGIFDPSIIKDVPGNTMLGVGHVVTTSVGMCDIDIRPSLYSSVIVCGGNTLLGGFTDRLNRDLSSKTPPSMRLKIISASSTAERRFSSWIGGSILASLGSFQQMWISKQEYDESGKSCVDRKCP, encoded by the exons ATGGATGTGGATAATGCGACAGATGCTCCTCAACCCGACAAACGCTATTTCATAGACACAGTTAACCTCAAGGTTCCGCGGAAAGGCACAGAGATTGTCAGCTTCCTTAAGGATGGCATGA TTGAGAACTGGGATATTTTTGAGAAAGTGATGGACTACGCTATTACCAAACACATCAAGACAGAATCACACTTTCACCCAGTTATGATGTCTGAACCATCT TGGAACAGCAAGGGCAAGCGTGAAAAGTTAACCGAAATAATGTTTGAGAAATATAACATTCCTGCTTTTTTCTTGTGTAAAAATTCAGTTCTCTCAGC ATTTGCTAATGGGCGATCGACTGCACTGATTCTGGATAGTGGTGCCACACACACATCGGCGGTACCAGTGTATGATGGCTATGTTATTCAGCATG GTATTGTCAAGTCACCACTGGCTGGTGATTTCATCTCGATGGAATGCAAGAAACTAGCAGAAGAGATGGATATAGAAGTATTACCACCATATCTCATCAAGGAAAAG GAAGCAGTGAATGAGAGCAGTCCTCCTAAGTTTAAAAGGAAAGAGGTTCCCGAAATGACGAAGTCTTTTCACAATTATATGGTTAAA GATGTTCTTCAAGACTTTGCAGCCTCTGTGTTACAAGTTTCTGATACACCATACGATCAGAG CACGGCAGACAGTGTTCCAACAGTACATTACGAGTTTCCAAATGGTTCTAACCTGGACTTTGGTTCAGAACGGTTTAAAGCTTGTGAGGGAATATTTGATCCTTCTATAATAAAG GATGTTCCAGGCAACACAATGCTGGGCGTTGGTCACGTGGTCACAACAAGCGTTGGAATGTGTGATATTGATATCAGACCT aGTTTGTACAGCAGTGTCATTGTGTGTGGAGGGAACACGTTACTTGGTGGTTTCACCGACAGACTCAACAGAGATCTCAGCTCAAAGACGCCCCCC aGTATGAGGTTGAAGATAATCTCGGCATCAAGCACAGCAGAGAGACGATTCAGCAGCTGGATAGGAGGGTCCATATTAGCATCACTG gGTTCATTCCAACAGATGTGGATATCAAAACAAGAATACGATGAATCTGGCAAGTCTTGTGTTGACAGAAAGTGTCCTTAG
- the LOC121381255 gene encoding protein TSSC4-like, which translates to MASEDKDESKETATGFNLSTSSAKFQAKTDDIFGCLSALEDKHIAHEKNRSTSDDAQFWKNDPLIDDYKIIDTRKGTQKRRAESCIDGSKRDTQDFKRPRLGPCRPRNRQPDHTVHPERWKEYSLEDVSTDDMSDKSNTQTAFAFLEDRRRLREAESDPESVQPANIEESACSKGVVTFTRKSKDKTEPSVEVKTPSEVVAKVQHSFEDVDENDVVASGISVNPVAESETKTVSFKSRKSNKRSIRSRNLNDDDNAD; encoded by the coding sequence ATGGCGTCGGAGGATAAAGATGAGAGCAAAGAGACGGCCACAGGCTTTAACCTTTCTACATCGAGTGCTAAATTCCAGGCCAAGACCGATGATATATTTGGCTGTCTTTCAGCTTTAGAAGATAAACACATCGCTCATGAGAAAAACAGGAGCACGAGTGATGATGCGCAATTCTGGAAAAACGATCCACTGATTGATGATTACAAGATAATAGATACCCGTAAAGGTACCCAGAAACGCAGGGCGGAGTCCTGTATTGATGGAAGCAAAAGAGACACTCAAGATTTCAAGAGACCCAGGCTTGGGCCTTGCCGACCCCGCAACAGACAACCCGATCACACGGTGCACCCAGAAAGATGGAAGGAATACTCCCTGGAAGACGTCTCCACCGACGACATGTCGGACAAGTCAAACACGCAGACGGCTTTTGCATTCCTCGAAGATCGAAGACGGTTACGAGAAGCAGAGTCCGATCCAGAATCCGTGCAACCGGCCAACATTGAGGAAAGTGCTTGCTCGAAAGGTGTGGTAACGTTTACCAGGAAAAGCAAAGACAAAACAGAGCCTTCCGTCGAGGTGAAAACTCCGTCCGAGGTTGTGGCCAAGGTGCAGCATTCTTTTGAAGATGTTGACGAAAATGATGTGGTTGCTTCTGGAATTTCTGTGAATCCTGTTGCTGAAAGTGAAACCAAAACGGTTTCTTTTAAAAGTAGGAAAAGTAACAAACGGAGTATTAGGTCCCGCAATttgaatgatgatgataatgccGATTGA
- the LOC121380792 gene encoding actin-like protein 6B isoform X1, with protein sequence MSGGVYGGDEVGALVFDIGSYSFRAGFAGEDTPKAEIPTHVGVLDEIEASMDVDNATDAPQPDKRYFIDTVNLKVPRKGTEIVSFLKDGMIENWDIFEKVMDYAITKHIKTESHFHPVMMSEPSWNSKGKREKLTEIMFEKYNIPAFFLCKNSVLSAFANGRSTALILDSGATHTSAVPVYDGYVIQHGIVKSPLAGDFISMECKKLAEEMDIEVLPPYLIKEKEAVNESSPPKFKRKEVPEMTKSFHNYMVKDVLQDFAASVLQVSDTPYDQSTADSVPTVHYEFPNGSNLDFGSERFKACEGIFDPSIIKDVPGNTMLGVGHVVTTSVGMCDIDIRPSLYSSVIVCGGNTLLGGFTDRLNRDLSSKTPPSMRLKIISASSTAERRFSSWIGGSILASLGSFQQMWISKQEYDESGKSCVDRKCP encoded by the exons ATGAGTGGTGGGGTTTACGGAGGAG ATGAAGTTGGTGCTTTGGTGTTTGATATTGGATCCTATTCCTTCCGAGCAGGTTTTGCTGGAGAAGATACTCCAAAA GCTGAAATTCCCACTCATGTTGGGGTGTTGGATGAGATTGAAGCATCCATGGATGTGGATAATGCGACAGATGCTCCTCAACCCGACAAACGCTATTTCATAGACACAGTTAACCTCAAGGTTCCGCGGAAAGGCACAGAGATTGTCAGCTTCCTTAAGGATGGCATGA TTGAGAACTGGGATATTTTTGAGAAAGTGATGGACTACGCTATTACCAAACACATCAAGACAGAATCACACTTTCACCCAGTTATGATGTCTGAACCATCT TGGAACAGCAAGGGCAAGCGTGAAAAGTTAACCGAAATAATGTTTGAGAAATATAACATTCCTGCTTTTTTCTTGTGTAAAAATTCAGTTCTCTCAGC ATTTGCTAATGGGCGATCGACTGCACTGATTCTGGATAGTGGTGCCACACACACATCGGCGGTACCAGTGTATGATGGCTATGTTATTCAGCATG GTATTGTCAAGTCACCACTGGCTGGTGATTTCATCTCGATGGAATGCAAGAAACTAGCAGAAGAGATGGATATAGAAGTATTACCACCATATCTCATCAAGGAAAAG GAAGCAGTGAATGAGAGCAGTCCTCCTAAGTTTAAAAGGAAAGAGGTTCCCGAAATGACGAAGTCTTTTCACAATTATATGGTTAAA GATGTTCTTCAAGACTTTGCAGCCTCTGTGTTACAAGTTTCTGATACACCATACGATCAGAG CACGGCAGACAGTGTTCCAACAGTACATTACGAGTTTCCAAATGGTTCTAACCTGGACTTTGGTTCAGAACGGTTTAAAGCTTGTGAGGGAATATTTGATCCTTCTATAATAAAG GATGTTCCAGGCAACACAATGCTGGGCGTTGGTCACGTGGTCACAACAAGCGTTGGAATGTGTGATATTGATATCAGACCT aGTTTGTACAGCAGTGTCATTGTGTGTGGAGGGAACACGTTACTTGGTGGTTTCACCGACAGACTCAACAGAGATCTCAGCTCAAAGACGCCCCCC aGTATGAGGTTGAAGATAATCTCGGCATCAAGCACAGCAGAGAGACGATTCAGCAGCTGGATAGGAGGGTCCATATTAGCATCACTG gGTTCATTCCAACAGATGTGGATATCAAAACAAGAATACGATGAATCTGGCAAGTCTTGTGTTGACAGAAAGTGTCCTTAG